Part of the Nicotiana sylvestris chromosome 5, ASM39365v2, whole genome shotgun sequence genome is shown below.
CGTGGCTGTGTCATCAATAACTCGGCATATTATCACACTAGCTTCAAGGATTTTAGGGTTCTTTGACAACCACTCAAAATCATGCTCCGTAGCAGACTTTATACCCAAATATGATGTTGTCGCAAGGTAGTAATATGTTGTAGTTGCCAGTGCATTGCTTAGATATTCAGAAACAGGTGGCATATATCCTTCAATAAACCATGTTGACTCGACATTATAATTTCTTACTACTTCTTTCATCTGTGAATATAAAACATAGATGTTCAAGTGTTAAAATTCTGATTCAAGTATATCAAGTTTCTGATCACTAAAAGACGTACACAAGGTAAAACAAAGTGAGAAATGGATTAACGAGAAAATGTATTTCGATAGTTAAGTTGCTCAAACTTACTCTTTCTATTGCATGGCAGACAATATGAGATCTTCCAGCACTAGACAATTCCTTTTCATAATCCTTGTAAAGATCTAGAATAGCTTTATAACTGATTTTCATGTAATCAGGAAGCCGATCAATTTCGTTGATATCCCATCTGTAGGATGACAATAAATTAAGGTGAACTCATGCTTTTTGAAAGAGCTAGCGCGCAACTATAATGAGTAGAAGTTATCGTCTTAATCTTTTCACGCCGACAATTTACTATCAAGGATTAAGTGAGTTGATGAAGTTCATACCTTTGTATGGCTTCTGTGTATGCCTCAAGTTCTTTAACTGTACCATAAGCATCAAAGGTGTCATCGACAATGGAAATCATTGATATGGTCTTAACGAGCATGACGCGAGCTTGAGAGTATTGAGGCTCAAAATAAACTCCTAATGCCCAAAAGTAGCATTCAACTACTCGATCCCTAGCATATGGAAGTGTTGTTACGAAATCCAAATCTTTCCACCACCTGCAGCATAACAAATTAACATAAGTACTTGAGATATGATCAATCAAAAAGGGTTCATCGTTTTTATTTATCGCACCTTGATACTTCAGCAAGTTCTTGTTTGTGCAACATCTGGAGCATGTTGTAATCCAATTTGGAAAATCGAAGTAACACAGTATTTTTCGATTGTTCCTTCTCATAGATTGATGAGATGAAGAATCGGGTCTCGACTCTAGGAACGCCCTTGTGCAAACATTGCTCAAGGGCATGTGTCACTTGCTCCCTAAGTGGAGATATCAAATGTGGAGCTGCAGATTCAAGATGGATAGTGGAGAAAGCAAGTGCGTCTTCTAAGATATCGTCAGCATGAGTCCTTACATGTGAAGCTTCATACAAGTTTAATAATCCTAAGACATCACTAGCAAGAGACTCCTTGAATTTGCCATTTTCATCTTGGAATTTGCTGAAAATTTCTGGTATTTCAAGAAAGAAAGCTCAAGATTAATTAACCTTCTTGCAACAAATGGGTAATAATTTTAACAACAATATTAAAGGTGTGCTTCATGATGAGCTTACCCGGAGAGATGTTGAAACCATGTTGCCTGAGCAATCGAAATTGAAGTGCAGAAGTGCACAAATCATTGCAGTTTGAGTTTTGGTTATAAATTTGATCCAAAATCTCATCAATTTCTTTCTCAAAGTGGTAGGATATGCCAAGGCGTTCAATAATGTCAATCAAGTTCAATGTGTCAGCCAATTTTCTTCCGGTTGTTAACAACATACTCCTTGTCTGTTCCTTCAATGGTTCAATCTCTTGAGCATACTTTTCAGCAACCTATTTATAATGTATTTTAAAAAacgaaattagaaaaaataatgttGTTCAATAAACATAAAGAAGAAATTAGCCATGCTTGcctatatataaagaaaattagtAATTTACCTCATTGTCAATGGAGAATGAAAGGAACTGATCACCCCAGAGACTAGGGGAGAAGTCGGCCACGGGACGAACAATCTCTTCTtcataattaatatttttattgtaAATGGAAGAAAAGAGAGAAGTATATATATAGTGGTGAGAAAAGCGCAGCCAATtctctaattaatatttttattgtaAATACAATTTAATCATTTCCTCGCTGCCTTACTTGACTTTATACTGGCTAGCTAGTCAACCAACCAGCAGTCTTTTGATTCATTGTTGGCGTCTGGGGTCTGTTGATCCAGATTTCCTAATTATTTAAAGTCtaaatttttttttggttaagTGGATAGTATTATTTAAAGAAGTTAATTAGCCTGTAGCATCGCTCGCTACCGAATCGGAATTACTATTAGAAGCCGAAATTTTCCTTGCAAAAGTAATTCCTACAATATATTTGTCTACCCTATTTTGTTTGCAAACACCTAAGGAACTACCAAATACTAATGCGATCAAAATTCTAAGTATTACTTTAATTTGTTCATAAGACCTTATGTCAGTGTCGCGACATAAATTTCAACTTTTAATGCAGAGtctacctttcagctttatctagaggcaattgtaataggtactcagagtattcaagttagagttaacttgatgTTGTCGCAATAGTTAGAGGTTGTGTggtacaa
Proteins encoded:
- the LOC104229039 gene encoding 5-epi-aristolochene synthase produces the protein MNQKTAENWLRFSHHYIYTSLFSSIYNKNINYEEEIVRPVADFSPSLWGDQFLSFSIDNEVAEKYAQEIEPLKEQTRSMLLTTGRKLADTLNLIDIIERLGISYHFEKEIDEILDQIYNQNSNCNDLCTSALQFRLLRQHGFNISPEIFSKFQDENGKFKESLASDVLGLLNLYEASHVRTHADDILEDALAFSTIHLESAAPHLISPLREQVTHALEQCLHKGVPRVETRFFISSIYEKEQSKNTVLLRFSKLDYNMLQMLHKQELAEVSRWWKDLDFVTTLPYARDRVVECYFWALGVYFEPQYSQARVMLVKTISMISIVDDTFDAYGTVKELEAYTEAIQRWDINEIDRLPDYMKISYKAILDLYKDYEKELSSAGRSHIVCHAIERMKEVVRNYNVESTWFIEGYMPPVSEYLSNALATTTYYYLATTSYLGIKSATEHDFEWLSKNPKILEASVIICRVIDDTATYEVEKSRGQIATGIECCMRDYGVATKEAMDKFQKMAEKAWKDLNEGLLRPTPVSVEFLTPILNLARIVEVTYIHNLDGYTHPEKVLKPHIIALLVDSIEI